The sequence TTGATATGAATAACGCCAGCAAAAAACATCCTAAAAAATATAATATTGTTACCTTCGGTTGCCAGATGAATAAAGCTGATTCTGAGCGGATGGCTGGCGTATTGGAACATATGGGTTTTGAAGCTGCCGAAGATCCTAATATAGCAGACTTAATTCTCTACAATACCTGCACTATTCGCGATAATGCTGAACAAAAAGTTTACTCTTATTTAGGTAGACAAGCAAAACGCAAACATCAAGAGCCAGGTTTGACTTTAGTTGTGGCTGGATGCGTCGCCCAGCAGGAAGGGGAACAGCTATTGCGTCGTGTTCCTGAATTAGACTTGGTAATGGGGCCTCAACATGCAAATCGCTTAGAGGATTTATTACAACAGGTTTTCGATGGCAATCAGGTGGTTGCTACCGATCCAATTGAGATTTTGGAGGATATTACCAAACCCCGTCGAGATAGTGATGTGACTGCTTGGGTTAATATAATTTATGGTTGCAATGAACGCTGTAGCTACTGTGTTGTACCCAATGTGCGTGGTGTAGAACAATCCCGTACTCCTGAAGCGATTAAAGCTGAAATAGAAGAGTTAAGCAGACAAGGATATAAAGAAATTACGCTGTTGGGCCAAAATATTGATGCCTATGGTCGAGATTTACGAGGTAGTACCCCAGAAGGTAGACATCAGCACACGCTAACGGATCTGCTTTACTATGTTCATGATATTCCTGGGATCGATCGCCTGAGATTTTCGACAAGCCATCCTCGTTATTTTACCGAAAGACTAATTAAAGCTTGCCAGGAATTACCTAATGTTTGTGAACACTTTCATATTCCTTTCCAGTCGGGAGATAACGATATCCTTAAGGCGATGAAGCGAGGTTACACCCACGAAAAATATCGTGGCATTATCGAAACGATCAGAAAATATATGCCCGATGCCTCGATTACTGCCGATGCCATTGTTGGCTTTCCTGGCGAGACAGAAGCACAGTTCCAAAATACCCTAAAGTTAATCGAAGATTTGGAGTTCGATCTAGTTAATACTGCTGCCTATTCCCCTCGTCCTGGTACTCCTGCTGCCCTGTGGGATAATCAATTAAGTGAAGAAGAAAAAGACGATCGCCTTCAGCGTTTAAACCGTCTGGTATCCGTCACGGCGGAGGCTCGTTCTCAACGTTATTTAGGGCAATCAGTAGAAGTGTTGGTAGAAGCGCAAAACACCAAAGTCACAACTCAACTATTAGGTCGAACTAGAACCAATCGTTTAACCTTCTTCCCTGGCAAGATTGAAGAATTAAAAGGCAAAACAGTTAAGGTAAAAATCCAGGAAATTCGCGCCTTTAGCATCACAGGAGAATTAATTGAACAATGAGCAATGAACAGTAATCAGTAATCAGTAATTAGTCCTAAAGGATAAGCTTCGCAAATAATCAGTAATTAATAACCATGAATCAATCAACAATTAGCAACGAACAGCACAAGCAGAAAATGCAGCGTCGTCAGGAAGTGCAAGAAAAGCGTCTGGCTGAGAAAACTCAAGAAAAAGGTCTAATTATTGTCAATACAGGCAATGGGAAAGGAAAAACCACCGCAGCTTTGGGAATGGTTATGCGATCGCTTGGACATGGCTATAAAGTGGCTATTGTTCAGTTTATTAAGGGAGCTTGGGAACCTGCGGAAAAGGCGGTGCTGAGTAAATGGTCAGACCAGCTAGAGTTTCACGCTATGGGAGAAGGGTTTACCTGGGATACCCAAGATCGTGAACGGGATATTGAAAAGGCGACTGCTGCTTGGGCAACCAGTTTAGAATATATTCTTAATCCTGAATATCGCTTAGTCTTGCTCGATGAGGTTAATATCGCTCTTAAACTAGGGTATTTAGACGTTGAAACTGTAATTGAAGGTTTAGCTCGTAAACCCGCAGATTCCCATGTAATTTTGACAGGAAGAGGTGCGCCAGAGCAGTTAATTGCGATCGCCGATCTGGTAACGGAAATGTCTTTAATCAAACATCCTTTTCGGGAACAAGGAGTTAAGGCTCAAGCAGGCATTGAATTTTAAGCAACTGAAGCATTAATGCTATTTTAGAATTTCTGTTGCATCAGAATATTATGCTTTGAGCAATATTTTCCGTCGCGAGATCAATTAATTAATGAGTAGTACAACCTCTACTAAGGGGATTAAAATTTGGCTGGAACGTTCTATAGCAGCTCTATTTCTAGCAGGGCAAGTTGTAGTTCACTTATTACAGGGTAAAATACATCGTCAAAATACGACAGAACAGATGAAGATTGTCGGGCCAGATTCTTTGATGATTGCCCTGGTGACAGCAACTTTTGTCGGCATGGTATTCACTATTCAGGTGGCCCGTGAGTTTCTTAATTTTGGTGCAGCTCAAGCGATTGGGGGCGTTTTAGCTTTAGCTCTAAGTCGAGAATTAGCTCCCGTATTGACCGCAGTGGTACTGGCTGCCAGAGTCGGTTCGGCATTTGCTGCGGAAATTGGCACGATGAGAGTTACCGAACAAATTGATGCTCTTTACGTTTTAAAAAGCGATCCGATCGATTATTTGGTAATTCCTCGGATGATTGCCTGTTGTGCAATGCTGCCGATTTTAACCATAATTTCTCTGCTTATGGGTCTAATTGGCGGAGTTTTTGTGGCGGATTTATTTTACGGTATTTCTCAAGTAGTATTTATTGAATCAATCAAATCTTTTTTACAGATTTGGGATTTGATTAGCGCTTTAATTAAAGCGGTTATGTTTGGTGGCATCATTGCCATTATTGGCTGTAGCTGGGGTTTGACTACTACAGGAGGAGCAAAAGGAGTCGGCGAGTCTACCACCACGGCAGTAGTTATGGCGCTGATTGCGATTTTTATCAGCAACTTTTTTCTATCTTGGATTATGTTCCAGGGTTTAGGTAGTCAGTTTTTAAATTAGTTAGCAAATTAGTTAGCTCTTGAAAAACGTTAATCTGTGAAGAGGATTAATTGCTGCCCAACCTAGCTGAGTTAAAATAAGGCTCAATAAGGCTCGTTGTAAAATAAGAGTAATTGCTTAACTAAAACAATAACTTTAAATTTCAGTGCGATCGCGCTCAAATTTTTCTAACTAACTAGCAAGACGATAAACATCACTAAAATAATCCTATGACCACTAACATAGAAGCGACAAATTCTGCCGAAATAATTGAATTAACTCCAGATTTTAAACTTCCTGTGGTTCTAATCTTACTCGCGATCGGATTTTCTTGGGTTTCCTTGTGGTTAGGTGGTGCGATCGCTATTTTAGGCTTGTTTTTAACTATTCAAACGTTTTTAATTAGGCTTCAGTTTACCGATCAGGCGCTAAATGTCCTCCGAACAGGAACAGTGATTCGTAGTTTTCCTTATAGTGAATGGTTAAACTGGGAAATATTTTGGTCGCCAGTACCTATTTTGTTCTATTTCAAGGAAGTTAATAGTATTCATTTTTTACCTATTATTTTTAACTCTAAAACTCTGGCAGATTGCCTACAAAAATACTGTCCTCGTAATCAAAACTAAATCAGTATAATCTTTCTAGACAAATTATTTTAATTAGCTTGACCTGCTTATGAACCCTGAAAAACCTTCTATGCCTGAATCTGACAATTCTGATTCTGAAACTATTATCTTTGAACCTGCTAAATCATCAAATCCACCATTAGATGAACAGTCAAATGAACAACCAGTAGTAGCATCAGATGTCGTCGAAGAGCAGATATTGCCAGTTACCCCTGAATATCAAGCTTCAGAGGATTTAGGTGACAAACTCGAAGAACTGGGGTTATCTAAGTTATCTATTTCCACAACTTCCACAACTGTCGAAATGACTTCAGCAGATCGCGATAGTGATAGTGATGATGTGAGTGATGAATTAAGTCAAGTTTCAGATGACTCAGTTCAAGAACCAGAATTGTTTGTTGATAGTTGGCTAGATGAGTCTGAAGTACTCCAAAAGGACAATTCGGCCGCTAAATCTAGCGATGAAATCCGCCAACTAGAGCAGCAAAAAGCCGATCTACAGCTAGAAATTGCCGATCTTAAAGCACATAAAGAACAATTACTTTTGCGTCAGGTTCAAGAAGTCCAAGAAAAAATGGGACAAATGATTGAAGAGGGAACAAAGGAGTTAAAAGAGCGTAAAACAGCCTTACGAATTGAAATTGATAAATTAGAACGTCGGAAAGAAAGAATTAATCAAGAAATGCGGAGCAACTTTGCCGGCTCATCTAAAGAATTGGCAATTAGAGTTCAAGGTTTTAAAGAATATTTAGTTGGTAGTCTCCAAGATTTAGCCACTGCTGCGGAAAAACTAGAATTAGCGCGCACAGAAGATTCTGCACCAAGAAACCGAAACCGAGTTAGAAACACAGAAGATCCCCGAAGAGAAGGGGTAAATAGAGACAGAAACCAAGACAGAAACAGAGATAGAACCAGAAACCCAGACAGAACTCTCCGCAACAACTCAGCTAGAGGAGAAAATGAGCGTACGGCTCAGGCACAATTTTCTGAACCGACTTTTGCCGATCAAAGTAGGCGTATTCGACAGCTATTAGACAAATACTGCAACAGCCCAGACTATTATGGTTCTCCCTGGCAGTTACGTCGCACCTTTGACCAAAATCAGGCGAAAAAAGTTCAAGAATGGTTTTTCTCTCAAGGAGGTAGGGGTGCAATAGATAGCACAGGTAGCCGTCTGCAAAATATTTTGGTTGCTTCAGCCATAATTTCGATTCTGCACGATCTATATCGCGATCGCACTCAAGTTTTAATTCTGACAGATACCCCAGAAAACTTAGGGGAATGGCGCAAAGGATTAGAAGATTGTCTCGGTATCTCCCGTCGAGATTTTGGCACAAATCGCGGTGTTGTGATGTTTGATTCTCCTGATATTCTCGTGCAGCGTGCCGAACGTCTACTTGCGGATAAACTATTACCAGTGATTATCATTGATGAGACTGAAGAACAGTTAAACTTATCTGTACTCAAGTTCCCGATTTGGTTAGCCTTTGCCTCTAGCAATAAATCAAGGTCTTCCAATTATTTGTATTAAAGTTGTATTAAAGTTTTTTTGAAGCCAAAAAGCCGTTAAACTGGTGCTAAATATTTAATCTGTTAATAAACTATGGTTTTTAGTTTTACCCTAAGCACCCTATTAATTTTGGCTGCTTACCTATTGGGATCGATTCCGACTGGATATATGGTAGGTCGCTATACTCAAGGAATCGATATCCGTGAACACGGCTCAGGCTCTACGGGAGCAACTAATGTCCTGCGTACTTTAGGTAAACCTGCTGCGGTTATCGTTTTGATAGTTGATTTGCTCAAAGGCTCTTTAGCATTAATTTTGGTCAATTTAATTTACGCTTATTTACCCGATCTGTTGCCTGCTAGCTGGCACTCTTGGCTGATCACAGCAGCAGCCTTAGGGGCAATTATTGGCCATAGCAAGTCCATTTGGCTCAATTTCACTGGCGGAAAATCCGTGGCGACAACTCTGGGGGTTTTGCTAGTGATGAATCCTGTGGTGGCATTGGGAACTCTAGCTAGTTTTGGCATTATTTTAGGCATTTCCCGCATCGTTTCCCTTAGTTCCATTGGTGGTGCGATCGCCGTTAATATTTTGATGCTAACCTTACATCAGCCTGCTGCTTTTTTGGTTTTTGCTGCCATAGCAGGACTATATGTGATTCTACGCCATAAAACTAATATTCAGCGCTTAATAGCTGGTAATGAGCCTAAAATTGGTCAAGCATTATAAAGGCGAGTTTTTGCCTTAAAAAATACCAGCTAAATCTAAAACAAAGCCAGGTAAAATATCTTCGCCAGAGATTAATCGAGGAGAATCTAGCAATTGCGCTTGTTGTCCTAAGCGGTAAATTTCTACTTGTTTAGCTTGAGGATTAATTAGCCAGCCTAACTTTACCTCATTCTCCAAATACTCCTTCATCTTTGCTTGAATATTAACTAAATAATCCGTAGGCGACATCAACTCAAGAACAAAATCTGGCGCGAGGGGAATAAATTTTTCTTTTTGTTCTGAAGTCAAACCATCCCAACGTTTTTGTTGAATCCAAGAAACATCAGGAGAGCGATTTGCTCCATTCGGTAGCTTGTAGCCAGTAGAAGAATCAAAAACTTCTCCTAACTTAGTCTGTTGATTCCAAATAGCTAATTGAACAATTAGGTTAGTATTCCTTCTCCCAGTTTCTCCGCCAGTGGGAGGCATAATCAGAATTTCTCCATTACAGTTACGTTCAAATTGAGTTTCAGGATTCTGTGTACAGAGTTGATAAAACTGTTCATCACTGATGTCGATAATTGAATTGAAGTTAACCGTAATTGCAGTCATGGGAGCTATTTCCCTTAAGCTAAGTTATTTCTAGTTTATCAAACAGCTCTAAGCTCTAAGTTCTAAGCTGAAAAGGTTTCAGCATCTAGAGGAATCACCACAGCACCGCTGGCGTAATCTATTCCCGCAGTTAAAGCGATCTCCTTACCAAAATTACGCGAAAGATTAACTATCTTGATTGTAGGATCTTGCTGATTAAACTACTTATGTGATGAGTTTTCCATAGCTAAAAGCTAACAGCTAAAAGCTAACAGCTAGTAAATCAGAACGAAGGTAATTCACATTAAGCGTATAATTATCAAACAGGACTTACCTTTGCTTTGTGCAGTAATTTATCTCCTTGCTTGTAGCCTACATAACGTACTTTTACTAATTCTCCTGCTTGAGCCACACCCTTCATCAACTGATGGTTTTGCGGATCGTAAGCTAACTCTTCCCCAACAGTAGCAATGGTTGATACATTCCAGTGCTTGACTAATTGTTCTATGGGTTCTACTAAAGAGAGTAACTTGCTCGCTGGCAATTGAGGATTTTGACGCACGGCAGTAGCAGCGGTGGGCCATTGTAATAGCCAAGACTCAATGGTTTCCAAGCTAGCTTGTTGAAACTCTACCTGTAAGGTTTGCTGCAACTGAGTCATTTCCTGCTGTAATTTTTGATATTCTTGCCGACAGGCGATTAGAGCATCATCCTGCTGAGAAGACGTGACAGCCTGCTCGCTGCTAACTTGAGGTTGTTCGACAAAAGTTTGGAGTAAACTATCTACTGAGACATCTAAGGCTTTGGCAATCCGAGCGATCGCGCCAAGAGAAAGATTAAGAATTAAACCCTGTTGAATTCTGATTAACTGTAGTCGAGCCACCTTGGCCACCTGACTAAGCTCATTAAGATCGGCGATACCTACCTGCTGCATCAAATTGTGTAGCCGCTCTTTGTTAGTTTGAGATGAATCTGGATTCATTTTAGGGGAGAACATTGCCAAATAGGTGATAGTTGCTGGCTATTGATTTTATCGAACAATTGCGCTGTAACAAATATTGATCAAGCTGATAATATTATCTGATTTTCGGGAACTATTAGCCAAAGGACTGTTCAAAATGGTCATAAATCGCAATACTATTTTTTGATTTATTTTTTGATTACTTATCAACTTAAAAAACGAGCAAAAATGCCTATAGTTTGCGTGTTATTACTTAAGTCTCAGTCTGATTTCAAATTGCGCTCATTTTTATCAAGAGGAAGTTTGTAATGACGACTGCCAAAAACGGAACTAGTCATGCTCGGACTCATATTCAACACTTTACAGCTAGTCGACAAATTAAATTCTTTGAATCTCTTAGAGAATCTCGATTTAGTGGTCAGCTAATTATCTGCGATCAGCAAGACCATACTTGGATAATCTATCTTTATCTGGGTCGTATTGTCTATGCTACTGGCGGAGTACACCCCGTTAGGCGTTGGCGCAGACACCTTGTTGCTTATTGTCCTGAAAGACTGGCTAAAATCGACGAATTACAGTTATTTCTAGTTAACATTTCTCAAGAAGAATCACGAATTTCTTGGGAATATCAGCTGTTATCGGCTTGGATCGACCAAAACATAATTAGTCGTGAACAGGCTACTAAAGTTATTCGAGCTACGGTAATTGAGGTGCTGTTTGATGTTACCCAAGCAATAGAGGTGCATTGTGAATTAGTCACAGATAATTTGCTAACCACTAGGCTAATCTTAATTGATGCTGAACAGATGATTGTTGAGTCGAATAAACTCTACTCAGCCTGGCGAGATGCCAAAGTTGCCGATCGCTCTCCCGATTTTGCCCCTACTATCAATCATCCCCAAGCCCTTAAAACCAAGACTTCTCCCCAAGTTTATCAAAACCTCAGTCAACTTTTAGACGGAAAACAAACTTTAAGAGATTTGAGTGTGCGGATGAAGCGAGATGTTGTCACCGTGACACGCTCTCTTTTGCCCTATGTGCAGATGGGTTTGGTGCAACTGGTAGCAGTCGAAGATCTTCCTCCTCCTGTATCAACTCCTTTAGCTCAAAAACTGTTTAAGAACCCCGCTTCTCGTCGGTTAACCATCGCCTGTATAGACGATAGCCCAAGTATTTGTCAGACGATGGAAGGCATTATTAATACTGCGGGATATAACTTTGTCAGTGAAACAGACGGTTTAAGAGCGATCGCTGTTTTACTTAGCCGCAAACCAGATTTAATCTTTTTAGATTTGGTAATGCCTAATACTAACGGCTATGAAATTTGTTCCCAATTACGCAAGCTTTCTTTTTTCAAACAGACACCGATTGTTATTCTCACAGGTAACGACGGCATTGTAGATCGAGTTCGCGCCAAAATAGTCGGTGCAACTGATTTTCTGGGTAAGCCAGCTCAATCTGAACAGGTGCTCGGCACAATTGAAAAGTATGCATTGCAGCAAAAAAAATAAATTGCTGAATAAATTCAGCATAAAATTTATCCCTCAGATTAACTGTTTTACACCAACTTGCAAACTAATGGCTCTTTTATGGTTGGAGAGGGGAACTATAGATCTTGTCAGCCTGATTAAAAAATATTTTTTCCTAAATTATGGCTAAAAAACTACGTCGCGTTTTTGGTATTAAACTTCAGACAAAAAAAGCCGACTTACGCGCAACTGCGAGCAATCATAAATTGAGGTGACATTTGTTATGGGGTACACTCTGGTTGTTGATGATTCTGCTACCGAACGAGCAATTATTACTGGCTGTTTGCAAGGAGTTGGCATTGATGTCTCTGTTGCTCTTAGTGGAGAAGAAGCATTAGCAAAAATTCAGCAAGATTCTCCCGATCTAATTGTTTTAGATGTAGTTTTGCCAGGACGTAGTGGTTTTGAAATCTGTCGTGAGTTAAAGAATTCGGATCGGACTAGTAAAATTCCGATTATTCTTTGTTCAACCAAGGGGACAGAAATAGATAGGTTTTGGGGCATGAAGCAAGGAGCGAATGCCTATATTCTCAAACCGATCGATCAAGAGGAATTAATCGGTAAAGTCCAGGAGTTAATTGCTTAAAGTAATTTAAACATATATTTAATCATATTTAACCATATTCGAGGTGTATTTTAACTGTGTCTAATCTACGAACCCAGCCCAACTCATCTAATCCGAGGATGCACAGCAGTGCCAACACATCACAACAGCAGCTTAAGTTTCAACTTTATCCAGAGACTAAAGCAATGCTGCCGATTAAGCAGATTACGGAGGTTCTCAAAATTCAGTTAGCGCAGATTATGCCCATTCCTCAAATGCCTGCTTGGGTGATGGGAGTCTACAACTGGCGAGGAGATATTTTGTGGATGCTCGATCTCGGACAACTACTGGGCTTAGATTCTTGGTATCAACAGCAACACGCTCGCCTCCTACATACAGCAATTGTCTTGTCTCCTGAGCGGGAGGGAAATAATGATAATCAGATTCACTTGGGCTTAGTCGTAGCTGGGGTAGATAACTTGGAAAGCTGCGATCCTGCTGCAATTCAAGCTGTACTCGATTCACAGATCGATCCTCGTTTAAATAGCTTTTTACAAGGATATTGGCTTCAATCTTCAGGAGAAATGGTTTTGGCTCTTGATGGACAGGCGATCGCCTCTGCTATGCCTAAACGAGTAGTTGATTAATATTGATCAATATTTAATTAAAGTGTCTGACTGCCTCTAATTAACTTACTATCTATCTTAGTTTCTATGAATAATCTGCCCCAGTTAACCGAGCAAGAAGAACCATCTCAGATTATGGATTCTCACCTCCCAAGAGCATCTTGGCTAAGGGGAATATACAATCTACCGCTCAATCGTAAAATTAATTTAATTCCTTGGTTTAGTTGTGGCGGACTGGCTTTAGTTTTAGGGGCGGGAGGATTAATTCTTCAAGGAACTCTCAAGCAGCAGTTAATTGAGCAAACTGAATCTAGACTCGATGTTAAGAGTCAGGTAATCCTCTTATCGTCAGCTAAACTTGGCACTAATTTAGGAGCTTTAGGCAAAACCCTAACCGCTGTCACCGAAGAACAAGATTACAGCGCTGTTTACTTACTTCAAGCCGATGGCACAGTAGTTCTCGCATCATCTTCAGCCAAAATTGCGGGAGCAGCTAGCACCAACCTGGCTTTGCCAGATAATCAAATTTTGGAGCAGGCAATTTATAGTCAGGGAAAAGTAGTTCATCAGACAACTACTATTGAGGGACATAAGTATGTCCTAGCAGCTCAAACTATTAGTGATAGCGACGGTAATCCTCTAGGAGTTTTGGTACACGGTACTTCGGCGCAGTCGCTCAATAGCATTCTCCAAAGTAGTTTGCTAGCTCAGTCGCTTTTATCGTTAATTATTTTAATTTTTATTATTTATTTAAGTCGGCTTTTAGGAAGGGCGATCGCCGAACCGATTCAAAGTCTTCACAGAGTAGCTCAAAATTTCTCGGCGGGGAATTTTGGGGTGAGAGCAAAGATTCATGCTCAAGATGAAGTTGGTCTGTTAAGCAGTACCTTTAATGTCTTGGCAAATTCGATTGAACTAAATGAAGCTCGTCTGAAACAAGAGGCAGAACGTTCTCGTCTTTTACAAGGAATTGTTTACAGTATTACTCAAGCCGATAATGTGCAAGAAGTATGGCAAACGGCAGTCGACAGTAGTAGAAAAGCGCTTAAAGCCGATCGCGTAATTTATCATCATTTTGAGCAAAATTGGCAGGGTACGATCGTTGCTGAAGCAGTGAAAGAGGGTTTTCCTCAAGCCTTGGGAACAAAAATTAACGATCCTTGTTTTGCCGAAGGATATGCTGAAGCTTATCGACAGGGAAAGGTGAAGGCGATCGCTAATATTAACCAAGAAGAACTACATGATTGCCATCTCCAGATGCTCAAACCATTGGCAGTGGTAGCTTGCCTTATTACGCCCGTAGTCACAGCCAATCGATTAGCTGGTTTACTAATTGCCCATCAGTGTAGTCAGGCAAGAACTTGGCAGTCAGATGAAATTAGCTTGCTGACGCGGATTGCCGAACAGGTTGGCAGAACAGTTGAGAAAATTGAAATCTTAGAACAGCAGCAACAGGCACAGGAGCAAGAAAGGGCTGCTAAGGAAAATCTTCAGCGACGAGCCTTGGAATTACTGATGGAGGTAGATCCCGTCAGTCAGGGAGACTTAACTGTACAGGTAAAGGTGCAGTCAGATGAAATTGGCACCATTGGCGATTCTTACAACACGACGATTGAAAGTCTGCGTCAGTTAGTATCTCAGGTAAAAACTGCTGCCCTTCAGGTGTCTATTACCACCAGCGATAAAGATCGTTCGATTCAGGAATTATCGATTGGTGCATCAGCACAGACTACGGAAATTAATGCTGCCTTAAAGCGTATTCAGGGTATCACTAACTCAATTCAGGCAGTAGCTCATAATGCCAAGACAGCGGAAGCCGCCATGCTTAAAGCGACCGAAACCGTCCAGGCAGGAGATGAGGCGATGAACCAAACGGTGGCAGGTTTCCAAGAAATACGCGATACGGTAGCAGCTACAGCAAAAAAAGTGAAGCGCCTAGGTGAGTCATCGCAGAAAATTTCTAAAGTAGTCAATGTTATTAGTAACTTTGCCGATCAGACAAATCTGCTCGCTCTAAATGCCTCGATTGAGGCTGCT is a genomic window of Pleurocapsa minor HA4230-MV1 containing:
- the miaB gene encoding tRNA (N6-isopentenyl adenosine(37)-C2)-methylthiotransferase MiaB, whose translation is MNNASKKHPKKYNIVTFGCQMNKADSERMAGVLEHMGFEAAEDPNIADLILYNTCTIRDNAEQKVYSYLGRQAKRKHQEPGLTLVVAGCVAQQEGEQLLRRVPELDLVMGPQHANRLEDLLQQVFDGNQVVATDPIEILEDITKPRRDSDVTAWVNIIYGCNERCSYCVVPNVRGVEQSRTPEAIKAEIEELSRQGYKEITLLGQNIDAYGRDLRGSTPEGRHQHTLTDLLYYVHDIPGIDRLRFSTSHPRYFTERLIKACQELPNVCEHFHIPFQSGDNDILKAMKRGYTHEKYRGIIETIRKYMPDASITADAIVGFPGETEAQFQNTLKLIEDLEFDLVNTAAYSPRPGTPAALWDNQLSEEEKDDRLQRLNRLVSVTAEARSQRYLGQSVEVLVEAQNTKVTTQLLGRTRTNRLTFFPGKIEELKGKTVKVKIQEIRAFSITGELIEQ
- the cobO gene encoding cob(I)yrinic acid a,c-diamide adenosyltransferase, giving the protein MNQSTISNEQHKQKMQRRQEVQEKRLAEKTQEKGLIIVNTGNGKGKTTAALGMVMRSLGHGYKVAIVQFIKGAWEPAEKAVLSKWSDQLEFHAMGEGFTWDTQDRERDIEKATAAWATSLEYILNPEYRLVLLDEVNIALKLGYLDVETVIEGLARKPADSHVILTGRGAPEQLIAIADLVTEMSLIKHPFREQGVKAQAGIEF
- a CDS encoding MlaE family lipid ABC transporter permease subunit; amino-acid sequence: MSSTTSTKGIKIWLERSIAALFLAGQVVVHLLQGKIHRQNTTEQMKIVGPDSLMIALVTATFVGMVFTIQVAREFLNFGAAQAIGGVLALALSRELAPVLTAVVLAARVGSAFAAEIGTMRVTEQIDALYVLKSDPIDYLVIPRMIACCAMLPILTIISLLMGLIGGVFVADLFYGISQVVFIESIKSFLQIWDLISALIKAVMFGGIIAIIGCSWGLTTTGGAKGVGESTTTAVVMALIAIFISNFFLSWIMFQGLGSQFLN
- a CDS encoding DUF3119 family protein, which produces MTTNIEATNSAEIIELTPDFKLPVVLILLAIGFSWVSLWLGGAIAILGLFLTIQTFLIRLQFTDQALNVLRTGTVIRSFPYSEWLNWEIFWSPVPILFYFKEVNSIHFLPIIFNSKTLADCLQKYCPRNQN
- a CDS encoding DUF3086 domain-containing protein, translating into MNPEKPSMPESDNSDSETIIFEPAKSSNPPLDEQSNEQPVVASDVVEEQILPVTPEYQASEDLGDKLEELGLSKLSISTTSTTVEMTSADRDSDSDDVSDELSQVSDDSVQEPELFVDSWLDESEVLQKDNSAAKSSDEIRQLEQQKADLQLEIADLKAHKEQLLLRQVQEVQEKMGQMIEEGTKELKERKTALRIEIDKLERRKERINQEMRSNFAGSSKELAIRVQGFKEYLVGSLQDLATAAEKLELARTEDSAPRNRNRVRNTEDPRREGVNRDRNQDRNRDRTRNPDRTLRNNSARGENERTAQAQFSEPTFADQSRRIRQLLDKYCNSPDYYGSPWQLRRTFDQNQAKKVQEWFFSQGGRGAIDSTGSRLQNILVASAIISILHDLYRDRTQVLILTDTPENLGEWRKGLEDCLGISRRDFGTNRGVVMFDSPDILVQRAERLLADKLLPVIIIDETEEQLNLSVLKFPIWLAFASSNKSRSSNYLY
- the plsY gene encoding glycerol-3-phosphate 1-O-acyltransferase PlsY, whose amino-acid sequence is MVFSFTLSTLLILAAYLLGSIPTGYMVGRYTQGIDIREHGSGSTGATNVLRTLGKPAAVIVLIVDLLKGSLALILVNLIYAYLPDLLPASWHSWLITAAALGAIIGHSKSIWLNFTGGKSVATTLGVLLVMNPVVALGTLASFGIILGISRIVSLSSIGGAIAVNILMLTLHQPAAFLVFAAIAGLYVILRHKTNIQRLIAGNEPKIGQAL
- a CDS encoding Uma2 family endonuclease, encoding MTAITVNFNSIIDISDEQFYQLCTQNPETQFERNCNGEILIMPPTGGETGRRNTNLIVQLAIWNQQTKLGEVFDSSTGYKLPNGANRSPDVSWIQQKRWDGLTSEQKEKFIPLAPDFVLELMSPTDYLVNIQAKMKEYLENEVKLGWLINPQAKQVEIYRLGQQAQLLDSPRLISGEDILPGFVLDLAGIF
- a CDS encoding helix-turn-helix domain-containing protein codes for the protein MNPDSSQTNKERLHNLMQQVGIADLNELSQVAKVARLQLIRIQQGLILNLSLGAIARIAKALDVSVDSLLQTFVEQPQVSSEQAVTSSQQDDALIACRQEYQKLQQEMTQLQQTLQVEFQQASLETIESWLLQWPTAATAVRQNPQLPASKLLSLVEPIEQLVKHWNVSTIATVGEELAYDPQNHQLMKGVAQAGELVKVRYVGYKQGDKLLHKAKVSPV
- a CDS encoding response regulator; protein product: MTTAKNGTSHARTHIQHFTASRQIKFFESLRESRFSGQLIICDQQDHTWIIYLYLGRIVYATGGVHPVRRWRRHLVAYCPERLAKIDELQLFLVNISQEESRISWEYQLLSAWIDQNIISREQATKVIRATVIEVLFDVTQAIEVHCELVTDNLLTTRLILIDAEQMIVESNKLYSAWRDAKVADRSPDFAPTINHPQALKTKTSPQVYQNLSQLLDGKQTLRDLSVRMKRDVVTVTRSLLPYVQMGLVQLVAVEDLPPPVSTPLAQKLFKNPASRRLTIACIDDSPSICQTMEGIINTAGYNFVSETDGLRAIAVLLSRKPDLIFLDLVMPNTNGYEICSQLRKLSFFKQTPIVILTGNDGIVDRVRAKIVGATDFLGKPAQSEQVLGTIEKYALQQKK
- a CDS encoding response regulator encodes the protein MGYTLVVDDSATERAIITGCLQGVGIDVSVALSGEEALAKIQQDSPDLIVLDVVLPGRSGFEICRELKNSDRTSKIPIILCSTKGTEIDRFWGMKQGANAYILKPIDQEELIGKVQELIA
- a CDS encoding chemotaxis protein CheW encodes the protein MHSSANTSQQQLKFQLYPETKAMLPIKQITEVLKIQLAQIMPIPQMPAWVMGVYNWRGDILWMLDLGQLLGLDSWYQQQHARLLHTAIVLSPEREGNNDNQIHLGLVVAGVDNLESCDPAAIQAVLDSQIDPRLNSFLQGYWLQSSGEMVLALDGQAIASAMPKRVVD